The proteins below are encoded in one region of Castor canadensis chromosome 6, mCasCan1.hap1v2, whole genome shotgun sequence:
- the Il17ra gene encoding interleukin-17 receptor A, with the protein MGARRRGPPVVPEPALGLLLLLLSAPAPSRASPRLLDHPAPVCAQEGLSCTVKNSTCLDDSWIHPRNLTPSSPKHVHVQLGIAHTQHRDLVPVVHIEWTLQTDASILYLEGAELSILQLNTNERLCVKFEFLSTLRHHYKRWRFNFSHFVVDPGQEYEVTVHHLPKPIPDGDPNHQSRTVHVPDCGDPRMKITTACVNSGSLWDPNITVEALEAQLRVSFTLWNESSPYQILLSSFPHMENRSCFESIQQIPAPKQEKFHQQINVMLTLPNFNWCCHHRVQVQPFFSSCLNDCLRHAVTVPCPEVPQAPGRRDVTVLDYIPLWVYGFITGISILLVGSVILLTVCMTWRISGSRQGKYGEDSKHTDILPVADLTPPPLKPRKVWIVYSADHPLYVDVVLKFAQFLLTACGTEVALDLLEEQVISEVGVMTWVGRQKQEMVESNSKIIILCSRGTRAKWQAILGWKEPAVQLQCDRSKPAGDLFTAAMNMVLPDFKKPACFGTYIVCYFSGISNESDIPDLFNITSRYSLMDKFEEVYFRIQDLEMFEPGRMHRVRELTAENYLQSPSGWQLKEAVDRFREWQTQFPDWFERENLRSADDQDLPSLDEEVFEEPLPPLGGGIVRQKPLVREPLSEGCLVVDICVGKEERGMSRLDPQLQPQGKVAAQTRQTMVLPLEQVPAAHVEPVLPADGNSTASRLAMVEDSEACPLLRGCGPRRNSVLFLPVDSKDSPLCSTPVPSPDHLPGDVRLQLEGLMLSLLQQSVSGQAQEAWERPVVALQDPYTPYEEEQRQSVQSDQGYISRSSPQLPDGLLEMEEEEEEQDLGTLAELSPEDLQSLRRLQRQLFFQELQKNSGWDSVQSDSPAVEGQALS; encoded by the exons GGGCTGAGCTGCACAGTCAAAAACA GTACCTGCCTGGATGACAGCTGGATCCACCCTCGAAACCTCACTCCTTCTTCCCCCAAGCATGTCCACGTCCAGCTGGGCATAGCCCACACCCAGCACAGAGACCTAGTCCCTGTGGTGCACATCGAGTGGACGCTGCAGACAGACG CCAGCATCCTATACCTGGAGGGCGCAGAGCTGTCTATCCTGCAGCTGAACACCAATGAGCGTTTGTGTGTCAAGTTTGAGTTTCTGTCCACACTGAGGCATCACTACAAGCGG TGGCGCTTCAACTTCAGCCACTTTGTGGTAGATCCTGGTCAGGAGTATGAGGTGACCGTTCACCACCTGCCCAAGCCCATCCCTGACGGGGACCCAAACCACCAGTCCAGGACCGTCCACGTGCCTG ACTGCGGGGACCCCAGGATGAAGATAACCACGGCATGTGTGAACTCAG GCAGCCTGTGGGACCCCAATATCACTGTGGAGGCCCTGGAGGCACAGCTCCGGGTGAGCTTCACCCTGTGGAATGAATCCAGCCCTTACCAGATCCTGCTGAGCAGTTTCCCACACATGGAGAACCGGAGCTGCTTTGAATCCATACAGCAGATACCTGCA CCCAAGCAAGAGAAATTCCACCAGCAGATCAACGTCATGCTTACTCTACCCAACTTTAATTGGTGCTGCCATCACCGAGTCCAG GTCCAGCCCTTCTTCAGCAGCTGCCTGAATGACTGCCTGAGACATGCTGTGACCGTGCCCTGCCCAGAGGTCCCACAGGCTCCAGGTAGGAGGGACGTGACTGTCCTGG ACTACATTCCCCTGTGGGTGTATGGCTTCATCACGGGCATCTCCATCCTGCTGGTGGGCTCCGTCATCCTGCTGACCGTCTGCATGACTTGGAGGATCTCTG ggTCTCGTCAGGGAAAGTATGGTGAAGACAGCAAACACACAG ACATCCTGCCTGTGGCCGACCTGACCCCACCGCCCCTCAAGCCCAGGAAGGTCTGGATTGTCTACTCAGCTGACCACCCCCTCTATGTGGATGTGGTCCTAAAGTTTGCCCAGTTCCTACTCACAGCCTGTGGCACCGAGGTGGCCCTCGACCTCCTGGAAGAACAGGTCATCTCAGAAGTGGGGGTCATGACCTGGGTGGGCCGCCAGAAACAGGAAATGGTAGAGAGCAACTCCAAAATCATCATTCTATGCTCCCGGGGCACCCGGGCCAAGTggcaggccatcctgggctggaAGGAACCCGCCGTGCAGCTGCAGTGTGACCGCTCGAAGCCTGCAGGGGACCTTTTCACGGCAGCCATGAACATGGTCCTGCCAGACTTCAAGAAGCCAGCCTGCTTTGGCACCTATATCGTCTGCTACTTCAGTGGCATCAGCAATGAGAGCGACATCCCCGACCTCTTCAACATCACCTCCAGGTACTCACTCATGGACAAGTTTGAGGAGGTTTACTTCCGGATCCAGGACCTGGAAATGTTTGAACCTGGCCGGATGCACCGCGTCAGGGAGCTCACGGCAGAAAATTACCTGCAGAGTCCCAGCGGCTGGCAGCTCAAGGAGGCCGTGGACAGGTTCCGGGAGTGGCAGACCCAGTTCCCTGATTGGTTTGAGCGTGAGAACCTTCGCTCAGCAGATGACCAGGACCTCCCGTCTCTGGATGAAGAAGTATTTGAAGAACCACTGCCACCACTGGGGGGAGGGATCGTCAGGCAGAAGCCCCTGGTGCGGGAGCCCTTGTCAGAGGGCTGCCTGGTGGTGGACATCTGCGTCGGCAAAGAAGAAAGGGGAATGTCAAGGCTGGACCCTCAACTGCAGCCGCAGGGCAAGGTGGCAGCCCAGACCCGCCAAACCATGGTGCTCCCCCTGGAGCAGGTACCAGCAGCCCACGTGGAACCTGTCCTTCCTGCAGATGGCAACAGCACAGCCAGCCGGCTGGCCATGGTGGAGGACAGCGAGGCCTGCCCACTGCTTAGGGGCTGTGGCCCCCGGCGGAACAGCGTCCTGTTCCTCCCCGTGGACTCCAAAGACTCACCTCTCTGCAGCACTCCAGTGCCATCGCCTGACCACCTCCCAGGTGATGTAAGGTTGCAGCTGGAGGGCTTGATGTTGTCGCTGCTGCAGCAGAGTGTGAGCGGCCAGGCCCAGGAGGCCTGGGAGAGACCTGTGGTGGCCCTCCAGGATCCCTACACACCCTATGAGGAGGAGCAGCGGCAGTCTGTGCAGTCAGACCAGGGCTACATCTCCAGGAGCTCACCGCAGCTCCCTGATGGGCTGCTggaaatggaggaggaggaggaggaacaggacCTGGGGACATTGGCAGAGCTGTCTCCTGAGGACCTGCAGAGCCTGAGGCGCCTGCAGCGGCAGCTTTTCTTCCAGGAGCTGCAGAAGAACTCTGGCTGGGACAGCGTGCAGTCAGACAGCCCAGCTGTGGAAGGGCAGGCCCTCTCCTAA
- the Tmem121b gene encoding transmembrane protein 121B produces MHPALGRPRSVSSASGSFPPPPAAARLQPLFLRGGSSRGRRGSGDSSTSTSTSRGGGGGRRGGGGGGSPSSSTGAEREDDDESISISKPLVPATAATLPGPPAQGAAPAADPAPAAFSSSSSAATSSSTSTPTSSCSMTAADFGGGAAPGAVGGPGGRGVAGGPGTGSGASCCSCCCCCCCGRPARSGRRGRRRGCAPSPGCHWGYQALSVVLLLAQGGLLDLYLIAVTDLYWCSWIATDLVVVVGWAIFFAKNSRGRRGGAASGAHNHHQLHHHAAPPLHLQAASAASAGAGAKARGGRGGAGGPGGGAGTTGAAGEFAFAYLAWLIYSIAFTPKVVLILGTSILDLIELRAPFGTTGFRLTMALSVPLLYSLVRAISEAGAPAGSAGPLLLQPQQHRAAGCFLGTCLDLLDSFTLVELMLDGRVPLPAHLRYLLIAVYFLTLASPVLWLYELNAAAAAPSWGQASGPGSCSRLLRLLGGCLVDVPLLALRCLLVVSYQQPLSIFMLKNLFFLGCRGLEALEGCWDRGTRASPSRARGSYGAAPSAPPPPPPPPPQGGSQLGHCISENEGGPHGYVNTLAVASQN; encoded by the coding sequence ATGCACCCAGCGCTCGGCCGCCCTCGCTCGGTCTCGTCCGCGTCCGGCTCCTTCCCGCCGCCCCCCGCTGCCGCCCGGCTGCAGCCCCTCTTCCTCCGGGGGGGCTCTTCCCGCGGCCGGAGAGGCTCGGGCGACAGCAGcaccagcaccagcaccagcCGGGGGGGAGGCGGCGGCAGACGCGGCGGGGGTGGCGGCGGCTCCCCGAGCAGCAGCACCGGCGCCGAGCGAGAGGACGACGACGAGAGCATCAGCATCAGCAAGCCGCTGGTGCCGGCCACCGCCGCCACGCTCCCGGGTCCCCCCGCTCAGGGGGCCGCCCCGGCCGCTGACCCCGCGCCCGccgccttctcctcctcctcctccgctgccacctcctcctccacctccacgcCCACCTCCTCCTGCAGCATGACAGCCGCGGATTTTGGCGGGGGCGCAGCGCCCGGGGCCGTCGGGGGCCCTGGGGGACGCGGGGTCGCGGGCGGCCCCGGGACCGGCAGCGGTGCCTCCTGCTGCtcgtgctgctgctgctgctgctgcggcCGCCCTGCGCGGTCGGGCCGCAGGGGTCGGCGCCGCGGCTGCGCCCCCAGCCCCGGGTGCCACTGGGGCTACCAGGCGCTGtctgtggtgctgctgctggcGCAGGGAGGGCTACTGGACCTGTACCTCATCGCCGTCACTGACCTGTACTGGTGCTCTTGGATCGCCACcgacctggtggtggtggtgggctgGGCCATCTTCTTCGCCAAGAACAGCCGGGGCCGTCGGGGCGGCGCGGCGAGCGGCGCGCACAACCATCACCAGCTCCACCACCACGCCGCGCCGCCTCTTCACCTGCAGGCCGCCTCCGCCGCCTCCGCCGGGGCCGGGGCCAAGGCGCGCGGCGGGCGCGGGGGCGCCGGTGGCCCGGGGGGCGGCGCGGGGACCACAGGGGCGGCGGGCGAGTTCGCCTTCGCCTACCTGGCCTGGCTCATCTACTCCATCGCCTTCACGCCCAAGGTGGTGCTGATCCTGGGCACGTCCATCCTGGACCTCATCGAGCTGCGCGCGCCCTTCGGCACCACGGGCTTCCGCCTCACCATGGCGCTATCGGTGCCCCTGCTCTACAGCCTGGTGCGCGCCATCAGCGAGGCGGGCGCGCCCGCGGGCTCGGCGGGTCCCCTGCTCCTGCAGCCGCAGCAGCACCGCGCCGCCGGCTGCTTCCTGGGCACGTGCCTGGACCTGCTCGACAGCTTCACGCTGGTGGAGCTGATGCTGGACGGCCGCGTGCCGCTGCCCGCGCACCTGCGCTACCTGCTCATCGCCGTGTACTTCCTCACCCTCGCCTCGCCGGTGCTCTGGCTGTACGAGCTGAACGCGGCCGCGGCCGCTCCGTCCTGGGGCCAGGCCTCCGGGCCTGGCAGCTGCAGCCGCCTCCTGCGCCTGCTGGGCGGCTGCCTGGTGGACGTGCCCTTGCTGGCGCTGCGCTGCCTCCTGGTGGTGAGCTACCAGCAGCCGCTGTCCATCTTCATGCTCAAGAACCTCTTCTTCCTAGGCTGCCGTGGCCTGGAGGCCCTGGAGGGCTGCTGGGATCGGGGAACCCGGGCCTCTCCTAGTCGGGCCAGAGGCAGCTACGGTGCTGCTCCCTCCGCCCCACCGCCCCCGCCGCCGCCCCCACCTCAGGGAGGCTCGCAGCTGGGCCACTGCATCTCAGAGAACGAGGGGGGCCCCCATGGCTATGTCAACACTCTGGCTGTGGCCTCCCAGAATTGA